The Pseudomonas extremaustralis genome contains a region encoding:
- a CDS encoding Arc family DNA-binding protein, with product MRPLKQAIYSSRTADKFVVRLPDGMRERIAEVARNHHRSMNSEIIARLEQSLIQEGALGDELSMRLDSPELSLHERELLQRFRQLSHRQQNALVSLIAHDAEAATEAD from the coding sequence ATGCGCCCATTGAAACAGGCAATTTATTCCAGCCGTACGGCTGACAAGTTCGTCGTACGTCTGCCAGACGGAATGCGGGAACGCATTGCCGAGGTGGCTCGCAATCATCACCGCAGCATGAACTCCGAAATCATCGCGCGCTTGGAACAGAGCCTTATTCAGGAAGGTGCGCTGGGTGACGAGTTGAGCATGCGCCTGGACAGCCCTGAGCTGTCGCTGCATGAACGCGAACTGCTGCAGCGTTTTCGTCAGCTCTCCCACCGCCAGCAAAATGCTCTCGTCTCGCTTATCGCGCACGACGCTGAGGCGGCCACCGAAGCCGATTGA
- a CDS encoding PA3371 family protein, with protein MSKSAWLFLCLTLATGAIGLGADAQQDLQTCAFIASGVSASLLLLTLIFGRRIKFDPVLR; from the coding sequence ATGTCCAAATCCGCCTGGCTATTTCTGTGCCTGACCCTCGCCACCGGCGCCATCGGTTTAGGCGCTGACGCGCAACAAGACCTTCAAACCTGCGCATTCATCGCCAGCGGCGTATCGGCGAGCCTTTTGCTGTTGACGCTCATTTTTGGCCGTCGAATTAAATTCGACCCGGTACTGCGCTAG
- a CDS encoding recombinase family protein gives MFIRAYLRASTEEQDAGRARASLEQFASDHNKVIASVYLENASGATADRPELPRLLKDARKGDVLLVESIDRLSRLPVDDWQKLKAAMDSKGDEFTGRMLGAINSMLVDMMAAIARKDYEQRRERQAQGIEKAKAAGKYQGRPIDNDMHKRVTELLRAGLGVRATARHANCSTTTVLRIRDRA, from the coding sequence ATGTTCATCCGCGCATACCTCAGAGCTTCCACCGAAGAACAAGACGCCGGCCGCGCCCGTGCCTCGCTTGAGCAGTTCGCCAGCGACCATAATAAGGTCATTGCGAGCGTGTACCTGGAGAACGCTAGCGGCGCCACCGCCGACCGGCCGGAGTTGCCGCGCCTGCTGAAAGATGCGCGCAAGGGTGACGTGCTGCTGGTGGAATCTATAGACCGCCTCTCCCGCCTCCCGGTAGACGACTGGCAAAAGCTCAAGGCTGCGATGGATTCCAAGGGGGATGAGTTCACCGGGAGGATGCTGGGGGCGATCAATTCAATGCTGGTGGATATGATGGCCGCCATTGCGCGCAAGGATTACGAGCAGCGGCGCGAGCGCCAGGCCCAAGGCATCGAGAAAGCCAAAGCCGCCGGCAAGTATCAGGGCCGCCCCATCGACAATGACATGCATAAGCGGGTGACCGAACTGCTCCGTGCCGGCCTTGGTGTACGTGCCACAGCACGTCATGCTAACTGCTCGACTACAACAGTATTACGAATCAGAGATAGGGCTTAG